One Paramisgurnus dabryanus chromosome 10, PD_genome_1.1, whole genome shotgun sequence genomic region harbors:
- the mamdc2b gene encoding MAM domain-containing protein 2 isoform X1, which translates to MLPFYILSFIATVEAELLLGSCSFDQSTCSYTSDPAFLSWNLDPIGHFITVDMQTQETLGKAVLLGPDVDQQDWSCFRMVYQITGNASLQVQKRTDGDSFDHVLWITQSPSESWLIASIDLQNATEPFQVIIESQLRKGSSVSIFEIKISDKYCIECDFEEPQCGYRNENNKYLTWLMGKAEDTTPDDKTGWYMYVDSTDTKSFQDVAKLVSPMTTVPMSGCLSFIYQQHHSGDHLFSLFSRDQAGQYQELWRADLPENNHLDWNPEARVWIPVQVDLKAPYPIELVFEVAFNSPHGGFVVLDDITFSPDFCNADTEPTFDPSVANCNFESGFCQYTQTLTGDPLWRKVSIRPNIYSVGDHTTGAGSFLLANSRLNLQSGYVSRLFGPPLPRNQKYCLKFFYFLRGIRGADQVLAVYLYYIDGTKEKIWTQNEKIRNIWIEAELSIQSQKNAQMVFISTCKNVWSCGSVGLDDIKVSSGDCLALASSPSIPSQCNFEAGFCGYSQDKADTGDWILARGPTPTSYTGPRGDHTTGVGHYLHIEASLMLPGNKARLLSSSLRGSREPQCLQFYYHMYGSGTGQLSVYLHTGQDNEDKLLWHRYGEQGVSWFRASITYQYDQQHQIVFEAMRGASVRSDIAIDDVVFERGPCRESVDDNISLLSPSGNDINDIQ; encoded by the exons ATGCTTCCTTTCTACATTCTGAGCTTCATTG cgacagtTGAGGCAGAGCTTTTGCTCGGCTCCTGCAGCTTTGACCAAAGCACCTGCAGCTACACATCTGATCCAGCCTTTCTCAGCTGGAATCTCGACCCTATCG GACACTTCATCACAGTTGACATGCAAACCCAGGAGACTTTGGGAAAGGCGGTTCTGTTGGGTCCAGATGTGGACCAGCAGGACTGGAGCTGTTTTAGGATGGTCTATCAGATCACAGGTAATGCTTCTCTGCAGGTGCAGAAGCGTACAGATGGAGATAGTTTTGATCATGTGCTCTGGATAACCCAAAGCCCATCTGAAAGCTGGCTCATAGCCAGCATCGACCTTCAAAACGCTACAGAACCATTCCAG GTTATCATTGAAAGCCAGCTAAGAAAAGGCAGCAGTGTTTCCATCTTTGAGATCAAGATTTCTGACAAATATTGTATAG AGTGTGACTTTGAAGAACCTCAGTGTGGATACAGGAACGAGAATAACAAATATTTGACCTGGCTTATGGGAAAAGCAGAAGATACGACACCTGATGACAAGACAG GTTGGTACATGTACGTAGACTCTACAGACACTAAAAGTTTCCAGGATGTGGCCAAGCTGGTGTCACCAATGACGACAGTCCCCATGTCCGGCTGCTTGAGCTTTATATACCAGCAGCATCATTCCGGAGACCATCTGTTCTCCCTGTTCAGTAGGGATCAGGCTGGACAATACCAGGAATTATGGAGAGCTGACCTACCTGAAAACAACCATTTGGACTGGAATCCAGAAGCCAGGGTCTGGATACCTGTCCAAGTGGATCTGAAAGCTCCATATCCAATAGAG TTGGTGTTTGAAGTGGCATTCAACAGTCCACATGGAGGTTTCGTAGTTCTTGATGACATCACATTCTCACCAGACTTCTGTAATGCAGACACAG AACCGACCTTTGATCCATCCGTTGCAAACTGTAATTTTGAGTCAGGATTTTGTCAGTACACGCAGACCCTGACGGGCGATCCACTGTGGAGAAAAGTCTCCATACGACCCAACATCTACAGTGTTGGAGATCACACCACAGGAGCAG GATCATTTCTTTTGGCTAACTCTCGCTTGAATTTACAATCTGGATATGTCAGCCGTCTGTTTGGACCACCATTGCCCAGGAATCAGAAATACTGTCTGAAATTCTTTTATTTCTTGCGAGGTATTAGGGGAGCAGACCAAGTCCTGGCTGTCTATCTGTATTACATAGATGGTACTAAAGAAAAAATATGGACACAGAATGAGAAGATAAGAAACATTTGGATTGAAGCTGAACTGAGCATACAGAGCCAAAAGAATGCTCAG ATGGTTTTCATCAGTACATGCAAAAATGTCTGGAGTTGTGGTTCTGTTGGTCTCGATGACATTAAGGTCAGCTCTGGTGACTGCTTAGCATTAG CATCATCTCCGTCAATCCCGTCTCAGTGTAACTTTGAAGCCGGTTTCTGTGGATACTCTCAGGATAAGGCAGACACAGGTGACTGGATTCTGGCAAGAGGACCCACACCAACCTCATACACAGGGCCGAGAGGAGACCACACTACTGGAGTAG GTCATTATTTGCACATTGAAGCATCACTTATGCTACCTGGTAACAAAGCTCGTCTCCTGTCCAGCTCACTGCGGGGTTCTAGAGAACCACAGTGCTTACAGTTTTACTATCATATGTACGGCTCAGGGACGGGTCAACTGAGTGTTTATCTTCACACTGGACAAGACAACGAAGACAAATTGTTATGGCACCGCTATGGAGAGCAGGGTGTGTCCTGGTTTCGAGCTTCAATAACCTACCAGTATGACCAACAACACCAG ATTGTGTTTGAAGCCATGAGAGGCGCATCAGTAAGAAGTGATATCGCAATCGATGATGTTGTTTTTGAAAGAGGACCGTGCAGAG aatctGTTGATGACAACATCAGCCTACTGAGCCCATCTGGAAATGATATTAATGATATTcagtga
- the mamdc2b gene encoding MAM domain-containing protein 2 isoform X2 — protein sequence MLPFYILSFIATVEAELLLGSCSFDQSTCSYTSDPAFLSWNLDPIGHFITVDMQTQETLGKAVLLGPDVDQQDWSCFRMVYQITGNASLQVQKRTDGDSFDHVLWITQSPSESWLIASIDLQNATEPFQVIIESQLRKGSSVSIFEIKISDKYCIECDFEEPQCGYRNENNKYLTWLMGKAEDTTPDDKTDSTDTKSFQDVAKLVSPMTTVPMSGCLSFIYQQHHSGDHLFSLFSRDQAGQYQELWRADLPENNHLDWNPEARVWIPVQVDLKAPYPIELVFEVAFNSPHGGFVVLDDITFSPDFCNADTEPTFDPSVANCNFESGFCQYTQTLTGDPLWRKVSIRPNIYSVGDHTTGAGSFLLANSRLNLQSGYVSRLFGPPLPRNQKYCLKFFYFLRGIRGADQVLAVYLYYIDGTKEKIWTQNEKIRNIWIEAELSIQSQKNAQMVFISTCKNVWSCGSVGLDDIKVSSGDCLALASSPSIPSQCNFEAGFCGYSQDKADTGDWILARGPTPTSYTGPRGDHTTGVGHYLHIEASLMLPGNKARLLSSSLRGSREPQCLQFYYHMYGSGTGQLSVYLHTGQDNEDKLLWHRYGEQGVSWFRASITYQYDQQHQIVFEAMRGASVRSDIAIDDVVFERGPCRESVDDNISLLSPSGNDINDIQ from the exons ATGCTTCCTTTCTACATTCTGAGCTTCATTG cgacagtTGAGGCAGAGCTTTTGCTCGGCTCCTGCAGCTTTGACCAAAGCACCTGCAGCTACACATCTGATCCAGCCTTTCTCAGCTGGAATCTCGACCCTATCG GACACTTCATCACAGTTGACATGCAAACCCAGGAGACTTTGGGAAAGGCGGTTCTGTTGGGTCCAGATGTGGACCAGCAGGACTGGAGCTGTTTTAGGATGGTCTATCAGATCACAGGTAATGCTTCTCTGCAGGTGCAGAAGCGTACAGATGGAGATAGTTTTGATCATGTGCTCTGGATAACCCAAAGCCCATCTGAAAGCTGGCTCATAGCCAGCATCGACCTTCAAAACGCTACAGAACCATTCCAG GTTATCATTGAAAGCCAGCTAAGAAAAGGCAGCAGTGTTTCCATCTTTGAGATCAAGATTTCTGACAAATATTGTATAG AGTGTGACTTTGAAGAACCTCAGTGTGGATACAGGAACGAGAATAACAAATATTTGACCTGGCTTATGGGAAAAGCAGAAGATACGACACCTGATGACAAGACAG ACTCTACAGACACTAAAAGTTTCCAGGATGTGGCCAAGCTGGTGTCACCAATGACGACAGTCCCCATGTCCGGCTGCTTGAGCTTTATATACCAGCAGCATCATTCCGGAGACCATCTGTTCTCCCTGTTCAGTAGGGATCAGGCTGGACAATACCAGGAATTATGGAGAGCTGACCTACCTGAAAACAACCATTTGGACTGGAATCCAGAAGCCAGGGTCTGGATACCTGTCCAAGTGGATCTGAAAGCTCCATATCCAATAGAG TTGGTGTTTGAAGTGGCATTCAACAGTCCACATGGAGGTTTCGTAGTTCTTGATGACATCACATTCTCACCAGACTTCTGTAATGCAGACACAG AACCGACCTTTGATCCATCCGTTGCAAACTGTAATTTTGAGTCAGGATTTTGTCAGTACACGCAGACCCTGACGGGCGATCCACTGTGGAGAAAAGTCTCCATACGACCCAACATCTACAGTGTTGGAGATCACACCACAGGAGCAG GATCATTTCTTTTGGCTAACTCTCGCTTGAATTTACAATCTGGATATGTCAGCCGTCTGTTTGGACCACCATTGCCCAGGAATCAGAAATACTGTCTGAAATTCTTTTATTTCTTGCGAGGTATTAGGGGAGCAGACCAAGTCCTGGCTGTCTATCTGTATTACATAGATGGTACTAAAGAAAAAATATGGACACAGAATGAGAAGATAAGAAACATTTGGATTGAAGCTGAACTGAGCATACAGAGCCAAAAGAATGCTCAG ATGGTTTTCATCAGTACATGCAAAAATGTCTGGAGTTGTGGTTCTGTTGGTCTCGATGACATTAAGGTCAGCTCTGGTGACTGCTTAGCATTAG CATCATCTCCGTCAATCCCGTCTCAGTGTAACTTTGAAGCCGGTTTCTGTGGATACTCTCAGGATAAGGCAGACACAGGTGACTGGATTCTGGCAAGAGGACCCACACCAACCTCATACACAGGGCCGAGAGGAGACCACACTACTGGAGTAG GTCATTATTTGCACATTGAAGCATCACTTATGCTACCTGGTAACAAAGCTCGTCTCCTGTCCAGCTCACTGCGGGGTTCTAGAGAACCACAGTGCTTACAGTTTTACTATCATATGTACGGCTCAGGGACGGGTCAACTGAGTGTTTATCTTCACACTGGACAAGACAACGAAGACAAATTGTTATGGCACCGCTATGGAGAGCAGGGTGTGTCCTGGTTTCGAGCTTCAATAACCTACCAGTATGACCAACAACACCAG ATTGTGTTTGAAGCCATGAGAGGCGCATCAGTAAGAAGTGATATCGCAATCGATGATGTTGTTTTTGAAAGAGGACCGTGCAGAG aatctGTTGATGACAACATCAGCCTACTGAGCCCATCTGGAAATGATATTAATGATATTcagtga